A DNA window from Leishmania donovani BPK282A1 complete genome, chromosome 25 contains the following coding sequences:
- a CDS encoding epsin, putative, protein MNFTQQLWSVKEWGRVMATRSEYVTIVHEATNDEKWGPTGPQMDAVCNAYPRGGPEILNELRSRLNNRDKSWRPCYKSLLVIDHLARNVDDRYLPEICALVPLIRTISTSFYYTNPKGVDHGVSVRERAKKVADLLSDGLQLREERMVAAQIKEKLSHNASDGGGPNSGSPYSGAGGYGGFYSGGYGGSRDRDRHRSYGKGSRQAYDSYRSSPPPATVLSRPRTKEEQERCDMEMALRLQRDEERRSGVSAEQLEEMYATKVRQRQNEAERQKVTAEDDERLAMRLQQEEEERARREGVSLPTLNSDKPSSTPVKAPLPNPPATNALEELFAPPLFSQPAVAAPASSADPFDSFLDSRSGLAPQQNSWGQPQQQPSSVQNQWGQPQTANDAWGAPQQWPQQSVPPLQQPVPPLQQQQFHPWGQSATVSTSNSWGQPQQGPSQQQRVDNNGSAGSWGQAPPPQLRDPWGQPQQQQQPQPQQPPQSSNSWGKFYQQPQPGHWGQTSAPPAQLSDTWGQPPASNTARALDSSNSGGNLGNMWGALDRFSNQQQHK, encoded by the coding sequence ATGAACTTCACACAGCAGCTGTGGTCTGTGAAGGAGTGGGGCCGCGTGATGGCCACGAGGAGCGAGTACGTCACGATTGTGCACGAGGCGACCAACGATGAAAAATGGGGGCCGACAGGGCCGCAGATGGATGCCGTATGCAACGCCTACCCCCGCGGCGGCCCCGAAATCTTGAAcgagctgcgcagccgcctcaACAACCGCGACAAGTCGTGGCGCCCGTGCTACAAGTCGCTGCTCGTCATCGACCATCTCGCCCGCAACGTCGACGACCGTTACCTGCCGGAGATCTGCGCCTTGGTGCCCCTCATCCGCACCATCTCCACCAGCTTCTACTACACTAACCCCAAGGGTGTCGATCACGGGGTGTCAGTGCGGGAGCGGGCGAAGAAGGTCGCGGACCTTCTCAGTGatggcctgcagctgcgcgaggagcgcaTGGTAGCCGCGCAGATCAAGGAGAAACTCTCCCACAACGCtagcgatggcggcggcccgAACAGCGGCTCCCCCTAcagcggagctggcggctATGGCGGCTTTTACAGCGGTGGATatggcggcagccgcgatCGTGACCGGCACCGAAGCTATGGCAAGGGCTCCCGCCAGGCCTATGACTCCTACCGGTCCTCGCCGCCCCCTGCGACGGTTCTGTCGCGCCCGCGCAccaaggaggagcaggaaaGGTGCGACATGgagatggcgctgcgcttgCAGCGTgacgaggagcgccgcagcggcgtttcggccgagcagctggaggagatgTACGCAACCAAGgtccgccagcgccagaACGAGGCTGAGCGCCAGAAAGTGACcgcggaggacgacgagAGGCTCGCCATGCGACTccagcaggaggaggaggaacggGCGCGGCGCGAGGGCGTatcgctgccgacgctgaaCTCGGACAAGCCATCCAGCACGCCAGTAAAGGCCCCCTTGCCCAACCCGCCCGCGACGAATGCGCTTGAAGAACtcttcgcccctcccctgtTCTCCCAgcccgctgtcgccgccccTGCTTCGTCGGCGGACCCCTTCGATTCCTTCCTCGACTCCCGCTCCGGACTTGCACCACAACAGAACTCGTGGGGGCAGCCCCAACAACAGCCGTCCAGCGTTCAGAACCAATGGGGGCAGCCACAGACAGCCAACGACGCTTGGGGTGCACCACAGCAATGGCCGCAACAgtccgtgccgccgctgcaacagcccgtgccgccgctgcaacagcagcagttcCACCCTTGGGGACAATCTGCCACCGTCTCAACAAGCAACTCTTGGGGCCAGCCCCAGCAAGGaccttcgcagcagcagcgcgtggacaacaacggcagcgctggctcGTGGGGTCAAGCTCCTCCGCCTCAGCTGCGGGACCCGTGGGGCCAgccgcaacagcaacagcaaccgcagccgcagcagccaccgcagtCGTCGAATTCTTGGGGTAAGTTTTATCAGCAGCCTCAGCCTGGCCATTGGGGCCAGACATCTGCACCACCTGCGCAGCTGTCCGATACATGGGGCCAGCCACCGGCAAGTAACACAGCGAGGGCTCTCGACTCCTCGAACAGCGGGGGTAACTTGGGCAACATGTGGGGTGCTTTGGACCGGTTCTCCAACCAGCAGCAACATAAGTGA
- a CDS encoding myosin heavy chain kinase c-like protein — protein MDLSPLQLHDEAAPLRRSTGVAATFGGLSPPLPSERQSIDQPRRHKSDKHHHISRDSSPNPTIGSCSGDAPTSQASLPLLAGMMASRKELFTELAIPSTQSMNGQQQAQGMSSSPADAAQPSTSQDGVGTASRALSPRALSTLGSLGPSGPVAGLLATSPPGKDLSNAALRGGFLSESISLVESSVSSISRSALRLHRGRARDRLPSDREDSSGMGGGRNDDVPSQVQLPPITRSLTSASASLRGRQFPTALQELEGSSAGIGLPTLSCSSSLNSMRHEDEGPCLAPALKIVLEASAAVGQPPRLLHPAALPRSSDERCDVDSIKPSSSFSLVQSARRAIAMGMGSDDDAKTRGHQPTPIEVSDRGDGTTMLATAPVSLTVEAAPLTLTGGLTGQSSSRNSTGMGQTTCANTPAFPFEKNAAVTPIANSGFSRFDTAVLESGDYAPEATRPPTGERSSGPKHGSLQSLDHDNYTTAARGATGQQRPSDSIENDDAAHQKRAKRRLRKTRKKGKAKRQKNGEAVAEGENGVAVDSLKAAAVAHRSDSALARKRERKRQLKHEKMKEMSSEERRQYKAEHQRRRAAKKAMRSSAAAASPHLERDNHGDWSGSRPYHSSDPSASFSPAPVPTAGAVKQHPPLSSSPELSQPLAPVTAAAADPDAKVTSSHARQPSTKSEVEQSVPSLVDRSSLEDLAATLSPQVLASTCSASTNALADGSSSLLKAFQGRRCTSASGGGAPVVPSTAYPSKLMSSTPMPFRRRLFTDIAGRPQHQGGTNSFLHVSSSTPANVSGLEGQLQVHNADAEGFGMEHDATLEASGGSADNYDDNESRGPPRRQPMDESGSVVDVVPERAPMPDGGALSPSPHLPAAAAGSGTAAILELKQQQEVQQRYRLPSLAAGTSLAAMLVSVANANGDVASADASEASLMTASAPGRGADHCQGSSLPLRPDAKTSQSVEPGLNQSPTGDALTGAVTKGTAVMPVTSMSYCSAYSRSHTRDWEPAAVEPAVKGAGGAEGCGAGQKALTPAAAVSAAMAAARKARRSPSSSCSSLRSRSSDDESADGSSGYSYSSYSSSGSLVPEVLQLVGGCTVPPPVAAFSDLKYRYSCVPQLHSYAEPAIIHEWNLAEGCWGSVETSVVLNPQPFSKGNMRASYYMIDMRRLNCLLVAKRYLRSTVRDDQYFDDVSMHSIAGHWARAFNMMHPPKEVRFVPAAVLVLPKRNPPLILAMEPQLTGKFVKYNNNCGYVRRKARWTPQAFSHFTYHASNHELMVVDIQGVDDYYTDPQILSSDGEGYGRGNLGEEGIRRFLESHRCNEVCRAVGLPPLQRNAKGAVITPLASPGSGRSSAGPGTPAAKDRLNTAMPCASGLKEERLPPKAFVLARRASSGNTPGHEHNGVQLGSRQPSETNLMLSPAPPPRQTLHTGSRPSSPSPLAAAPSALTPGALPHRVGPVQNCGVKYVRYPRQALIRPQSQYFVSTVAGGLMSVPPQGSSVPNGYGSGSSFSALQSYPPASEQSGGAPSGMAGAGHASASPPPQGSVMVAVPLLRPPAGGRPGYAGAQSSVSPEGFHLLTAPRSGENVGSLHQTPHVRPSGTTNLGGGVPNFYPHPPVTGAVGSPTGRCASHQSSFAAVAPTIQSTEEVAMAHRPRSRRQSFSRRPVFSAVEEMPKRSESRYHGHPHLH, from the coding sequence ATGGACTTGTCTCCGCTGCAACTGCATGATGAGGCGGCGCCCCTACGCCGCAGTACCGGCGTGGCGGCCACCTTTGGTGGGCtttcgcctcctctgcctaGCGAGCGCCAATCCATAGaccagccacggcggcacaAGAGCGACAAGCATCACCACATCAGCCGCGACAGTAGTCCTAACCCGACCATCGGATCCTGTAGCGGAGACGCACCGACTTCCCAGGCAagcttgccgctgctggccggTATGATGGCCTCGCGCAAGGAGCTTTTCACCGAGCTCGCCATTCCTTCCACCCAATCGATGaatgggcagcagcaggctcaAGGCATGAGCTCCTCTCCCGCTGATGCCGCACAACCGTCAACATCACAGGATGGGGTTGGTACTGcttcgcgcgctctctcgccgcgTGCGTTGTCCACTCTGGGAAGTCTAGGCCCTAGCGGGCCGGTGGCTGGGCTACTAGCCACATCCCCGCCGGGTAAGGACCTGTCAAACGCCGCATTACGAGGTGGTTTTCTGTCCGAAAGCATCTCCCTCGTCGAGTCATCAGTATCGTCCATATCACGCAGCGCACTccggctgcaccgcggcagagCGCGTGATCGCCTTCCCAGCGACCGTGAAGACTCCAGCGGCatgggcggcggcaggaaTGATGATGTGCCGTCGCAGGTGCAACTGCCACCCATCACACGCTCTCTGAcgagcgcctccgccagcttGCGAGGTCGCCAGTTTCCCACCGccctgcaggagctggagggTTCGAGTGCTGGTATTGGGTTGCCGACGCTGtcttgctcctcctcgctcaaCTCGATGCGCCACGAAGACGAGGGCCCGTGTCTTGCGCCAGCCCTGAAGATTGTGTTGGAGGCGTCGGCAGCTGTTGGGCAgccaccgcggctgctgcatccGGCGGCCCTCCCCAGAAGCAGCGATGAGCGTTGTGATGTCGACTCAATCAAGCCATCCAGCTCGTTCAGCTTGGTGCAGTCTGCACGCCGTGCGATTGCCATGGGCATGGGCAGTGACGACGATGCCAAGACGAGAGGGCATCAGCCGACCCCAATCGAGGTCagcgaccgcggcgacggtACCACCATGCTTGCCACAGCCCCGGTGTCGCtcacggtggaggcggcaccgctgaCGCTGACAGGCGGTCTGACGGGCCAGTCGTCCTCACGGAACTCGACCGGGATGGGGCAAACGACCTGTGCAAACACCCCCGCCTTTCCGTTCGAAAAAAACGCGGCCGTCACGCCCATCGCGAACTCGGGCTTCAGCCGCTTCGACACCGCCGTTCTCGAGAGCGGCGATTACGCACCAGAGGCGACGCGACCGCCGACCGGCGAGCGTTCCAGCGGCCCCAAGCACGGAAGCTTGCAAAGCCTTGACCACGACAACTACACGaccgccgcgcgcggcgcgacggGCCAGCAGCGACCCAGCGACTCCATCGAgaacgacgacgccgcgcaccAGAAGCGGGCGAAGCGCCGCCTGAGGAAGACACGGAAGAAGGGCAAGGCCAAGCGGCAAAAAAACGGCGAGGCAGTGGCGGAGGGCGAGAACGGCGTGGCTGTTGATTCGCTGAAGGCGGCTGCGGTTGCTCACAGGTCGGACAGCGCCCTGGCCCGCAAGCGCGAGCGCAAGCGACAGCTGAAGCACGAGAAGATGAAGGAGATGTCGTCGGAGGAGCGTCGCCAGTACAAGGCGGAGCATCAgcgccggcgtgctgcgAAAAAGGCAATGCGctcctccgcagcggcggcctcgccacACCTCGAGCGCGACAATCATGGTGactggagcggcagcaggccgTACCACAGCAGCGATCCCTCtgcttctttctctccgGCGCCCGTGCCCACGGCGGGTGCTGTTAAGCAGCatccgccgctgtcgtcctcGCCGGAACTGTCTCAGCCTTTGGCACCTGTtaccgccgcggctgcagacCCTGATGCCAAGGTGACAAgctcgcacgcgcggcagccATCAACAAAGTCGGAAGTCGAGCAGAGCGTCCCGAGCCTGGTCGACAGGTCCTCTTTGGAGGATCTTGCTGCGACGCTTTCGCCGCAGGTCCTCGCCAGCACGTGCAGCGCGTCCACCAATGCGCTGGCCGACGGAAGCAGTTCCTTGCTGAAGGCGTTTCAAGGACGGCGGTGCACGAGCGCTTCTGGTGGAGGCGCTCCCGTCGTTCCCAGCACGGCGTACCCTTCGAAGTTGATGTCGAGCACCCCGATGCCGTTTCGGCGTCGCCTTTTCACCGACATTGCTGGCAGGCCGCAACATCAGGGAGGCACAAACAGCTTTCTCCACgtaagcagcagcaccccaGCCAACGTCAGCGGCCTGGAAGGGCAGCTGCAGGTCCACAATGCGGACGCCGAGGGCTTCGGTATGGAGCACGATGCTACGCTTGAGGCaagtggcggcagcgcggatAACTACGATGACAACGAGAGCCGAGGTCCACCGCGCAGACAACCGATGGACGAAAGCGGCTCCGTCGTCGACGTGGTTCCCGAGCGCGCTCCGATGCCCGACGGGGGTGCGCTGAGTCCATCCCCACACCTtcccgcagccgcggcgggaTCCGGAACAGCCGCCATTCTGGAACTGAAGCAGCAAcaggaggtgcagcagcggtatCGGCTGCCCTcgctggcggccggcacTTCGCTCGCTGCCATGCTTGTCTCCGTGGCCAATGCAAATGGCGATGTCGCTTCGGCCGATGCGAGCGAGGCTTCGTTGATGACTGCGTCTGCTCCAGGACGGGGGGCCGATCATTGTCAAGGGTCGAGTCTGCCTCTGCGACCCGATGCGAAGACGAGCCAGTCAGTGGAGCCAGGCCTGAACCAGTCGCCCACGGGCGATGCGCTGACTGGCGCCGTCACGAAGGGGACCGCCGTCATGCCCGTCACCTCCATGTCGTACTGCTCCGCATACAGTCGATCTCATACGAGGGATTGGGAGCCGGCAGCAGTCGAGCCGGCGGTGAagggtgctggtggtgcggaAGGGTGTGGCGCAGGGCAAAAAGCTCTaacaccggcggcagccgtaTCAGCAGcaatggcagcggcgcggaaGGCCAGACGGAGCCCGTCCTCGTCGTGCTCTTCTTTGCGTAGCCGCAGTAGCGACGACGAgagcgccgacggcagctCCGGGTACAGCTACAGCAGCTACAGTAGCAGCGGTAGCTTGGtgccggaggtgctgcagctggtgggAGGCTGCACTGTGCCGCCCCCTGTGGCTGCCTTCTCCGATCTCAAGTACCGCTACTCTtgcgtgccgcagctgcacagctACGCCGAGCCGGCTATCATCCACGAGTGGAACCTCGCCGAGGGCTGCTGGGGCAGTGTGGAGACGAGCGTGGTGCTGAATCCGCAGCCCTTCTCGAAGGGGAACATGCGTGCGTCCTACTACATGATCGACATGCGTCGGCTCAACTGCCTCTTGGTGGCGAAGCGGTATTTGAGGTCGACCGTGAGGGACGACCAGTACTTTGACGACGTCTCAATGCACAGCATTGCGGGGCACTGGGCACGTGCCTTCAACATGATGCATCCACCGAAGGAGGTCCGCTTCGTCCCTGCGGCTGTGTTGGTCCTACCGAAGCGCAACCCACCGCTGATACTGGCCATGGAGCCGCAGCTGACAGGCAAGTTTGTGAAGTACAATAACAACTGCGGCTACGTGCGGCGAAAGGCGCGGTGGACGCCGCAGGCCTTCTCGCACTTCACGTACCACGCCAGCAATCATGAGCTGATGGTGGTGGACATCCAAGGCGTCGACGACTACTACACCGACCCGCAGATTCTCTCCTCAGACGGGGAGGGTTATGGCCGCGGCAACCTCGGCGAAGAGGGCATCCGGCGCTTCCTCGAGAGCCACAGGTGCAACGAGGTTTGTCGCGCTGTGGGCctgcctccgctgcagcgcaacgcCAAGGGTGCCGTTATCACACCTCTGGCGTCGCCAGGGAGTGGCCGTAGCAGCGCCGGGCCAGGCACACCGGCGGCAAAGGATCGTCTGAATACAGCGATGCCCTGCGCGTCTGGGTTGAAGGAGGAGCGACTCCCCCCGAAGGCCTTCGTGCTCGCCCGCCGCGCTTCCTCGGGGAACACTCCAGGCCACGAGCACAACGGCGTGCAGCTCGGTTCGCGACAGCCGAGCGAGACCAACCTGATGTtgtcgccagcgccgccaccgcggcagacgctgcacaccggcagcagaccgtcgtctccgtcgccactggcagcagcgccttctgcgcTGACCCCGGGAGCCTTGCCACACCGCGTGGGGCCGGTGCAGAACTGCGGCGTAAAGTACGTTCGCTACCCGCGACAGGCGCTCATCCGGCCGCAGAGCCAGTACTTCGTCTCCACGGTCGCGGGCGGCCTCATGTCAGTGCCGCCGCAAGGCAGTAGTGTGCCAAACGGGTACGGTagcggcagctccttctcGGCGCTTCAAAGTTACCCTCCCGCGAGTGagcagagcggcggcgcgcccaGCGGTATGGCTGGTGCTGGCCACGCCAGTGCAAGTCCCCCGCCACAAGGCTCtgtgatggtggcggtgccgctgctgcgcccccCCGCGGGGGGGCGTCCCGGATACGCCGGCGCCCAGTCTAGCGTTAGCCCGGAAGGATTCCACCTCTTgacggcgccgaggagcGGAGAGAACGTCGGTTCGTTGCACCAGACGCCGCATGTGCGGCCCAGTGGAACGACCAATCTGGGCGGTGGCGTGCCCAATTTCTACCCGCACCCACCCGTGACGGGCGCTGTCGGCAGCCCTACCGGAAGATGCGCCTCGCACCAGAGCTCGTttgctgcagtggcgccgacgaTTCAATCCACGGAAGAGGTAGCCATGGCACATAGGCCGAGGTCACGTCGCCAGTCCTTCAGTCGCCGGCCGGTGTTctcggcggtggaggagatgccgAAGAGGTCCGAGTCCCGCTACCATGGCCACCCTCATTTGCActga